A part of Melittangium boletus DSM 14713 genomic DNA contains:
- a CDS encoding response regulator → MNILVVDDDVELCTLLSRFLEKHGYTVFSAADALQALDILERHEVGLIISDYRMPHMDGIQFTAMLKAEPRHRDTQVILMTGNADGNVQDKGLRKGVAMTLEKPLDFNQLLNLVRFAE, encoded by the coding sequence GTGAACATTCTGGTCGTGGATGATGATGTCGAGCTGTGTACGTTGCTCTCCCGGTTCCTGGAGAAGCACGGCTACACCGTCTTTTCCGCGGCCGATGCCTTGCAGGCGCTGGACATCCTCGAGCGTCATGAGGTGGGGCTCATCATCAGTGACTACCGGATGCCCCACATGGACGGCATCCAGTTCACCGCGATGCTCAAGGCGGAGCCGAGGCACCGCGACACCCAGGTCATCCTCATGACGGGCAACGCTGACGGCAACGTGCAGGACAAGGGCCTGCGCAAGGGCGTGGCGATGACGCTGGAGAAGCCGCTGGACTTCAACCAGCTGCTCAACCTGGTGCGCTTCGCCGAGTAG
- a CDS encoding DUF3969 family protein has protein sequence MSEHHLPDGSGSQEILWLRAKEGDEVQRLVAVTALGMCRALATGAISPAAACHRLFGPALLTRLNQMNACPSLRHAIHMATELEDVADLIPDKLASAIADVEAELLKALADLAPSDLAGEKWLVRAP, from the coding sequence ATGAGTGAGCACCACCTGCCTGATGGTTCCGGTTCTCAGGAGATCTTGTGGCTCCGTGCAAAAGAAGGGGATGAAGTGCAGCGACTCGTCGCCGTGACCGCCCTCGGCATGTGTCGCGCCTTGGCCACCGGCGCGATCAGCCCGGCCGCAGCCTGCCATCGACTCTTCGGGCCGGCCCTGCTAACGCGGCTCAACCAAATGAATGCCTGCCCTTCACTTCGTCATGCCATCCACATGGCCACCGAACTTGAAGATGTGGCCGACCTCATCCCGGACAAATTGGCCAGCGCGATCGCGGATGTCGAAGCCGAACTCCTGAAGGCCCTGGCGGATCTCGCTCCGTCCGACCTTGCTGGCGAGAAGTGGCTGGTGAGGGCCCCGTGA
- the groL gene encoding chaperonin GroEL (60 kDa chaperone family; promotes refolding of misfolded polypeptides especially under stressful conditions; forms two stacked rings of heptamers to form a barrel-shaped 14mer; ends can be capped by GroES; misfolded proteins enter the barrel where they are refolded when GroES binds) → MAAKEIFFHQSAREAILRGVRILSDAVAVTLGPKGRNVVIEKSFGSPTVTKDGVTVAKEIDLENKFENMGAQMVKEVASKTSDKAGDGTTTATVLARAIYEEGLKLVAAGHSPMDLKRGIDKAVETVVGELKKISKSTGDKKSIAQVGTISANGDETIGNIIADAMEKVGKEGVITVEEAKGLETTLDVVEGMQFDRGYLSPYFVTNRDRMEVVLEDAFILISEKKVSSMQDMIPILEQVARAGKPLLIIAEDVEGEALATLVVNKIRGVLNVAAVKAPGFGDRRKDLLKDIATLTGGQVVSEELGHKYDALTLNDLGRAKRITIDKDNTTIVDGAGKSADIEGRIKLIRTQTETTTSDYDREKLQERLAKLAGGVAVIHVGAATETEMKEKKARVEDALHATRAAVEEGIVPGGGVAYLRCLPALEKLKLGGEQDFGVDIIKKSLQEPLRKIASNAGLEGAVILNKVREGQGAYGYNARTDVFEDLEKAGVIDPTKVERTALQNAASVASLLLTTEAMVAERPKKKAKGAGAGGAPDYGGDDLDY, encoded by the coding sequence ATGGCAGCGAAAGAGATTTTCTTCCACCAGTCGGCCCGCGAGGCGATTTTGCGGGGCGTGCGGATCCTCTCGGACGCGGTGGCGGTGACGCTCGGTCCCAAGGGCCGCAACGTGGTCATCGAGAAGTCGTTCGGCTCGCCCACGGTGACCAAGGACGGCGTGACGGTCGCCAAGGAGATCGATCTCGAGAACAAGTTCGAGAACATGGGCGCCCAGATGGTCAAGGAGGTCGCCTCCAAGACGTCGGACAAGGCGGGTGACGGCACCACGACGGCCACGGTGCTCGCGCGCGCCATCTATGAGGAGGGCTTGAAGCTGGTGGCCGCGGGCCACAGCCCCATGGATCTCAAGCGCGGCATCGACAAGGCCGTGGAGACGGTGGTGGGCGAGCTCAAGAAGATCTCCAAGTCCACCGGCGACAAGAAGTCCATCGCCCAGGTGGGCACCATCTCCGCCAACGGCGACGAGACGATCGGCAACATCATCGCCGACGCCATGGAGAAGGTGGGCAAGGAGGGCGTCATCACGGTGGAGGAGGCCAAGGGCCTCGAGACGACGCTCGACGTGGTCGAGGGCATGCAGTTCGACCGCGGCTACCTGTCGCCGTACTTCGTCACCAACCGCGACCGCATGGAGGTGGTGCTCGAGGACGCCTTCATCCTCATCAGTGAGAAGAAGGTCTCGTCGATGCAGGACATGATCCCCATCCTCGAGCAGGTGGCGCGCGCGGGCAAGCCGCTGCTCATCATCGCCGAGGACGTGGAGGGCGAGGCCCTGGCCACGCTGGTGGTGAACAAGATCCGCGGCGTGCTCAACGTGGCGGCGGTGAAGGCGCCGGGCTTCGGGGATCGCCGCAAGGATCTGCTCAAGGACATCGCCACGCTGACGGGCGGCCAGGTGGTGAGCGAGGAGCTGGGCCACAAGTACGACGCGCTCACGCTCAATGATCTGGGCCGCGCCAAGCGCATCACCATCGACAAGGACAACACCACGATCGTCGACGGCGCGGGCAAGAGCGCGGACATCGAGGGCCGCATCAAGCTCATCCGCACGCAGACGGAGACGACCACGAGCGACTACGACCGGGAGAAGCTCCAGGAGCGTCTGGCGAAGCTCGCCGGTGGCGTGGCGGTCATCCACGTGGGCGCGGCGACCGAGACGGAGATGAAGGAGAAGAAGGCGCGCGTCGAGGACGCGCTGCACGCGACGCGCGCGGCCGTGGAGGAGGGCATCGTCCCCGGCGGTGGCGTGGCCTACCTGCGCTGCCTGCCCGCGCTCGAGAAGCTCAAGCTTGGTGGTGAGCAGGACTTCGGCGTGGACATCATCAAGAAGTCCCTGCAGGAGCCGCTGCGCAAGATCGCGAGCAACGCGGGCCTCGAGGGCGCCGTCATCCTCAACAAGGTGCGCGAGGGCCAGGGCGCGTACGGCTACAACGCCCGCACGGACGTGTTCGAGGATCTGGAGAAGGCCGGCGTCATCGACCCGACGAAGGTGGAGCGCACCGCGCTGCAGAACGCGGCCTCGGTCGCCTCGCTGCTGCTGACCACCGAGGCCATGGTGGCCGAGCGCCCCAAGAAGAAGGCCAAGGGCGCGGGGGCGGGTGGCGCTCCGGACTACGGCGGCGACGACCTGGACTACTGA
- a CDS encoding diguanylate cyclase encodes MARLLLVDDEKMARALYGDSLRELGHEVTAVATIPEAKEALARDRYDVVVTDLILAQGDGIEVLRHTKENHPGIEVVVITGLDKVDPAVRALKSGAAEYLVKPVAPEVLQHAVNRALATRELLQENAALRRSVSLLEAGQRISTTLDRGRLTHTACNAFLSVSSAEAVMLLQFDAQGRPRLLGTQKLAGAAQESALLTHLTPHLRELREARLVEGLPGDWSCALAVPAVDGEEALGCALLFYPAAPPKDVSEPTAFLARSLALALRNQGRIAQVEDLAYLDDLTHLFNLRYLHLMLDRELKSAQQTHGVFSLLFLDLDYFKAVNDTHGHVMGSQLLVEMAHVLKGCVRDRDVAVRYGGDEYVVLLRGTDSGTALKVAERIRRAVESHRFLAAEGRALSLTTCIGVASYPEHTQDKATLLDMADRAMYRGKKGPRNVVYVAAKGLEATPPARHSQPTGS; translated from the coding sequence CGCGGTGGCCACCATCCCGGAGGCCAAGGAGGCCCTGGCCCGGGATCGGTACGACGTGGTGGTGACGGATCTCATCCTCGCCCAGGGCGATGGAATCGAGGTGCTGCGCCATACCAAGGAGAACCACCCGGGCATCGAGGTGGTGGTCATCACCGGCCTGGACAAGGTGGACCCGGCGGTGCGCGCCCTCAAGAGCGGCGCGGCCGAGTACCTCGTCAAGCCCGTGGCCCCCGAGGTGCTCCAACACGCGGTGAACCGGGCGCTCGCCACGCGGGAGCTCCTGCAGGAAAACGCCGCCCTGCGCCGCTCCGTCTCTCTGTTGGAAGCCGGACAGCGCATCTCCACCACGCTCGACCGCGGCCGGCTGACGCACACCGCCTGCAACGCCTTCCTCTCCGTTTCCTCGGCCGAAGCGGTGATGCTGTTGCAGTTCGATGCCCAGGGCCGTCCCCGGTTGTTGGGCACGCAGAAGCTGGCGGGAGCGGCCCAGGAAAGCGCCCTGCTCACCCACCTCACGCCGCACCTGCGGGAGCTCCGCGAGGCCCGCCTGGTGGAGGGACTGCCGGGCGATTGGTCCTGTGCCCTCGCCGTGCCCGCGGTGGACGGCGAGGAAGCGCTCGGCTGCGCCCTGCTCTTCTATCCCGCCGCGCCCCCGAAGGACGTGTCCGAGCCCACGGCGTTCCTGGCCCGCAGCCTCGCGCTCGCCTTGCGCAACCAGGGCCGCATCGCGCAGGTGGAGGACCTGGCCTACCTGGACGACCTCACCCACCTCTTCAACCTGCGCTACCTGCACCTGATGCTGGACCGCGAGCTGAAGAGCGCCCAGCAGACCCATGGTGTCTTCAGCCTGCTCTTCCTGGACCTGGACTACTTCAAGGCCGTCAACGACACCCACGGCCATGTGATGGGCTCCCAGTTGTTGGTGGAGATGGCGCACGTCCTCAAGGGTTGTGTGCGAGACCGGGATGTCGCGGTGCGCTATGGCGGGGACGAGTACGTGGTCCTGCTGCGCGGCACGGACTCGGGCACCGCCTTGAAGGTGGCCGAGCGCATCCGGCGTGCCGTGGAGAGCCACCGCTTCCTCGCGGCCGAGGGACGCGCGTTGTCGCTCACCACGTGCATTGGCGTGGCCAGCTACCCCGAGCACACCCAGGACAAGGCCACCTTGCTGGACATGGCGGACCGGGCCATGTACCGGGGCAAGAAGGGCCCCCGCAACGTCGTCTACGTCGCCGCCAAGGGTCTGGAAGCCACGCCTCCGGCCCGCCATAGCCAACCCACCGGAAGCTGA
- a CDS encoding metallopeptidase family protein, with product MRKRTSKQAAPSDVEARLAEVAAAFERGALEEALAGADALLAEADEFPEALHWRASALAELGRLDEALETYGRALKVAPDDLELVLAAAECLVARVGDDREAVEDGLALCARGRKLSQRAGDTELLFEFLLLEGIGLNQVGECARALVSLDAALEHLPGAVEARLERAIALFELCRFPEAQTAFEEILGDAEDEPWAHHYLGLLAERRGDAKEARRRFGRAQALVPEEFPPPVELGEKAFDQAVEDAVKALPGHVKKYMDNVTLAVEDLPKDEDLMGETPPLSPCILGVFRGSPVGERHSILGTFDPYPASIVLYQKNLERFAKTREELIEQIGITVMHEVGHLMGLDEDDLWQRGLD from the coding sequence ATGAGGAAGCGGACGTCGAAGCAGGCGGCGCCGTCGGATGTGGAGGCGCGGTTGGCGGAGGTGGCGGCCGCCTTCGAGCGCGGAGCGCTGGAGGAGGCCCTGGCTGGGGCCGATGCGCTGCTGGCCGAGGCCGACGAGTTCCCCGAGGCCCTGCACTGGCGGGCGTCCGCCCTGGCGGAATTGGGACGGCTGGACGAGGCCTTGGAGACATATGGCCGCGCCTTGAAGGTGGCTCCGGACGACCTGGAGCTGGTGCTCGCGGCGGCGGAATGCCTGGTGGCCCGGGTGGGCGACGACCGGGAGGCCGTGGAGGACGGGCTCGCCCTGTGTGCCCGGGGCCGGAAGCTGTCCCAGCGGGCCGGGGACACGGAGCTGCTCTTCGAGTTCCTCCTCCTGGAGGGCATTGGGCTCAACCAGGTGGGCGAGTGTGCGCGGGCCCTGGTGAGCCTGGACGCGGCGCTCGAGCACCTGCCGGGCGCGGTGGAAGCACGGCTGGAGCGGGCCATCGCCTTGTTCGAGCTGTGCCGCTTCCCCGAGGCCCAGACGGCCTTCGAGGAAATCCTGGGCGACGCGGAGGACGAGCCCTGGGCCCACCATTACCTGGGGCTGCTCGCGGAGCGGCGCGGGGATGCGAAGGAGGCCCGCCGGCGCTTCGGGCGAGCCCAGGCGCTGGTGCCCGAGGAGTTTCCGCCCCCGGTGGAGCTGGGGGAGAAGGCCTTCGACCAGGCCGTGGAAGACGCGGTGAAGGCGCTGCCCGGACACGTGAAGAAGTACATGGACAACGTCACGCTCGCGGTGGAGGACCTGCCCAAGGACGAGGATCTGATGGGGGAGACCCCGCCGCTCTCGCCGTGCATCCTGGGGGTGTTCCGCGGCTCGCCGGTGGGCGAGCGCCACAGCATCCTGGGCACGTTCGACCCCTACCCCGCGTCCATCGTGCTCTACCAGAAGAACCTGGAGCGCTTCGCGAAGACGCGGGAAGAGCTGATCGAGCAGATCGGCATCACGGTGATGCACGAGGTCGGGCACTTGATGGGGCTCGACGAGGATGACCTGTGGCAGCGCGGACTGGACTGA
- a CDS encoding SitI3 family protein: protein MGLDNSLELSTDLKPAQVLRLIAERFGLEWGDDAHLLGPAVWVSAIEPDQDFKLMIEEAFHFRPDLSVGFRLDPNSGEYEEGNRIMLRATMFLLEHGRDGVLLFNGEHIVLQRLSGHLVLNEDSKNWTDGLRLENEIRLPHEKRPLPSPLL, encoded by the coding sequence ATGGGATTGGACAACAGTCTTGAGCTATCAACTGACTTGAAACCTGCGCAGGTATTGCGCCTCATAGCTGAGAGATTCGGGCTTGAGTGGGGCGATGATGCCCATCTACTCGGGCCTGCAGTATGGGTCAGCGCGATTGAACCAGATCAAGATTTCAAGCTCATGATTGAGGAGGCATTTCATTTCAGACCAGACCTGTCCGTGGGATTTCGACTCGATCCCAATAGCGGCGAATACGAGGAGGGAAATCGCATCATGCTGCGCGCGACGATGTTCCTGCTGGAGCATGGTCGAGATGGGGTCCTGCTCTTCAACGGAGAGCACATCGTTTTGCAGAGGCTCAGTGGGCACTTGGTGCTCAACGAAGACTCCAAGAACTGGACGGACGGGCTCCGGCTGGAAAACGAGATTCGCCTGCCCCACGAAAAGCGGCCCTTGCCATCGCCCCTATTGTAG
- the sinK gene encoding hybrid histidine protein kinase/response regulator SinK, translating to MDTPSPLAVLLEALEAGDLRAAKAAAVELQRTRVGTTQLAAEVLHELRQPLLGVKAYTQLLTEEMGSRGPLRQMLAQVERMEQIISDFTRLASERPAPQQPVSLVAHVQAAARAFALNPDSSRIRLEVDAPEELIIEGNGRLLEQLALNLFNNARDAASGPGLVKAVLAREDSSPVMYVADWGRGIPDAVRARLFEPYVTGSKRGTGLGLAVCRRIAQEHQALLELVPPSTLNLSPPPSTVFRVRFPAPAYRTPLPPEPSPAPASSRHRLLVVDDEEIIRSVFRDLMSRECEVLEAANAEEALAHLERGRVDLIVTDKNLPGLSGLELAQRARRLDPGSRVILMTGYPSLVTAQQALELGLLDYLLKPFDDIREVRAKLREALTGTAPRTRGLRSDSRRVDVLEDHPASARRITEALALLELEARVFPSVPTEPPVEPPAAVVVSWDFSAAHGRQALELARRQGLGAPFVVLAEYLSQETMLEALRAGASGCLSRDLEPRELGRELSRLLKPGS from the coding sequence ATGGACACCCCGTCCCCGCTCGCGGTCCTGCTCGAGGCCCTGGAAGCAGGCGATCTGCGAGCGGCGAAGGCCGCCGCCGTGGAACTGCAACGCACCCGGGTGGGCACCACCCAGCTCGCCGCCGAGGTGCTGCATGAGTTGCGTCAGCCCCTGCTCGGCGTGAAGGCCTACACCCAGCTGCTCACCGAGGAGATGGGCTCGCGCGGCCCGCTGCGGCAGATGCTCGCCCAGGTGGAGCGGATGGAGCAGATCATCTCCGACTTCACCCGCCTGGCCAGCGAGCGCCCCGCGCCCCAACAACCCGTGTCCCTGGTGGCGCACGTCCAGGCGGCCGCGCGCGCCTTCGCCCTCAATCCCGACTCGTCGCGCATCCGTCTCGAGGTGGACGCCCCCGAGGAGCTCATCATCGAGGGCAATGGCCGGCTCCTGGAGCAACTCGCCCTCAACCTCTTCAACAACGCGCGCGACGCGGCTTCCGGCCCCGGGTTGGTGAAGGCGGTGCTCGCGCGCGAGGACTCCTCGCCCGTCATGTACGTGGCGGATTGGGGCCGCGGCATTCCCGACGCCGTGCGCGCCCGGCTCTTCGAGCCCTACGTGACGGGAAGCAAGCGCGGCACGGGCCTCGGGCTCGCGGTGTGCCGGCGCATCGCGCAGGAGCACCAGGCGCTGCTGGAGCTCGTTCCCCCCTCCACCCTGAACCTCTCTCCCCCACCCTCCACGGTCTTCCGCGTCCGCTTCCCCGCCCCGGCCTACCGGACGCCGCTCCCCCCGGAGCCCTCGCCCGCTCCGGCCTCTTCGCGTCACCGCCTGCTCGTGGTGGATGACGAGGAGATCATCCGCAGCGTCTTCAGGGACTTGATGAGCCGCGAGTGCGAGGTGCTCGAGGCGGCCAACGCCGAGGAAGCGCTCGCGCACCTGGAGCGCGGGCGCGTGGATCTCATCGTCACCGACAAGAACCTGCCCGGCCTCTCCGGCCTGGAGCTGGCCCAGCGGGCGCGTCGGCTCGACCCCGGCTCGCGCGTCATCCTGATGACGGGCTACCCCTCCCTCGTGACCGCCCAGCAGGCGCTCGAACTGGGACTGCTCGACTACCTGCTCAAGCCCTTCGACGACATCCGCGAGGTGCGCGCGAAGCTGCGCGAGGCCCTCACCGGGACCGCCCCCAGGACACGGGGCCTGCGCTCGGACAGCCGGCGCGTGGACGTGCTCGAGGACCATCCCGCTTCCGCGCGGCGGATCACGGAGGCGCTCGCGCTCCTGGAGCTCGAGGCGCGGGTCTTCCCGTCCGTGCCCACCGAGCCTCCCGTGGAGCCCCCCGCCGCCGTGGTGGTGAGCTGGGACTTCTCCGCCGCCCATGGCCGACAGGCCCTGGAGCTGGCACGGCGGCAGGGCCTGGGCGCCCCCTTCGTGGTGCTCGCCGAATACCTCTCCCAGGAAACGATGCTGGAAGCCCTGCGCGCGGGCGCCTCCGGATGCCTGTCCCGGGACCTGGAGCCGCGCGAGCTCGGCCGCGAGTTGTCCCGCCTGCTCAAGCCCGGCTCCTGA